A genomic segment from Deltaproteobacteria bacterium encodes:
- a CDS encoding sodium/proton-translocating pyrophosphatase: LGKDSTAVEPVLKRQLLISTVLMSIAIYLVTDKVMVESFTVGTTVVTKTGVLASILAGLWSGLLIGYVTEYYTSHSYAPVRSIAKASETGAATNIIYGLSVGYKSALIPVIAIAATAYVSWTYAGMYGIAIAAIGMISTIAIGLTIDAYGPVSDNAGGIAEMAELGKEIRSRTDTLDAAGNTTAAIGKGFAIGSAVLTALALFAAFLTRAKIDSVNLLSPTVFAGLLVGGVLPFIFTSQTMLAVGQAANAMIEEVRRQFRTIPGLLQGKARPDYRTCVAISTTAALKRMVPPGILVLASPLVVGVLFGVQALAGLLAGSLICGVVMALSSSNSGGAWDNAKKFIETGKHGGKGSDAHKAAVVGDTVGDPFKDTSGPSLNILMKLMAILSLVFVPFIVTAHEAVLAALGLK; the protein is encoded by the coding sequence CGCTTGGCAAAGACAGCACCGCTGTCGAGCCCGTCCTGAAGCGTCAGCTACTGATCTCCACCGTGCTGATGTCTATCGCTATCTATCTCGTCACCGACAAAGTGATGGTTGAGTCGTTTACTGTCGGCACCACCGTCGTGACTAAAACAGGAGTACTTGCCTCCATCCTAGCGGGTTTGTGGTCGGGTCTTCTGATCGGCTACGTGACCGAGTACTACACCTCGCACTCTTACGCTCCGGTTCGTTCGATCGCCAAGGCTTCCGAAACTGGCGCCGCCACCAACATCATCTACGGCCTCAGCGTAGGTTACAAATCCGCATTGATTCCAGTCATAGCTATCGCTGCTACCGCTTACGTCTCCTGGACCTACGCCGGTATGTACGGTATCGCTATCGCCGCGATCGGCATGATCTCGACTATTGCGATCGGCCTCACCATTGATGCTTACGGTCCCGTTTCGGACAACGCTGGCGGTATCGCTGAGATGGCGGAGCTAGGCAAAGAAATCCGCAGCCGCACCGACACTCTCGACGCCGCTGGCAACACTACGGCTGCAATCGGCAAAGGCTTCGCCATCGGCTCGGCCGTTCTGACTGCTCTTGCCCTATTTGCTGCGTTTCTAACACGCGCTAAGATCGACAGCGTCAACCTTCTGTCCCCGACAGTTTTTGCCGGTCTTTTGGTCGGTGGCGTATTGCCATTCATCTTCACCTCGCAAACCATGCTGGCCGTAGGCCAAGCAGCAAACGCAATGATCGAAGAAGTGCGTCGCCAATTCCGTACCATTCCGGGCCTCCTCCAAGGCAAGGCGCGTCCTGACTACCGCACTTGTGTGGCCATTTCGACCACTGCTGCACTGAAGCGCATGGTACCTCCAGGTATCCTAGTTCTCGCCAGCCCACTCGTTGTTGGTGTACTCTTCGGCGTTCAAGCCCTTGCTGGTCTGCTCGCTGGATCGCTCATCTGTGGTGTGGTGATGGCTCTGTCGTCGTCCAACTCCGGTGGCGCTTGGGACAACGCCAAGAAGTTTATCGAGACTGGTAAACACGGTGGTAAGGGCTCAGATGCTCACAAAGCCGCGGTTGTTGGTGACACCGTTGGTGACCCGTTCAAAGACACATCGGGCCCATCACTCAACATCTTGATGAAGCTGATGGCGATCCTCAGCCTCGTGTTTGTGCCGTTCATCGTCACAGCTCACGAAGCCGTACTCGCCGCTCTGGGCCTCAAGTAA
- a CDS encoding NAD(P)/FAD-dependent oxidoreductase: protein MIIGGGAAGYFAAIRAAELNPAVRVILLEATRRVLTKVHLSGGGRCNVTHHCFDPAKLIDNYPRGSRELRSAFTRFQPRDTVAWFEGRGVKLKVEADGRMFPVTDQAATIATCLEGAAAKAGVEIRLGASVVTLRRHDTGLFQLRLKDGAEIMADRLMIATGSAPVGWELAAGLGHKIEPHVPSLFTFNIKDQRLQDLAGVAFTDVALTLKCDGSKKLERRGPMLITHWGLSGPAVLKLSAFGAVDLHRTGYQASLGINFLPSMTAAQIEATLRQYKSEHARRIVLKNGPYADLPRRFWETLVSVGGIGNDLTYADLTRQHIERLTSEIHAGQYRITGKGVFKEEFVSAGGVTLKEIDFRTLESRVVPGLYFAGEVLAVDGITGGFNFQAAWTTAWIAGQAMVASLGLDC, encoded by the coding sequence GTGATTATCGGTGGCGGAGCGGCTGGCTATTTTGCCGCTATCAGAGCCGCTGAGCTGAATCCTGCGGTGCGCGTCATACTTTTAGAGGCGACCCGTCGTGTCCTGACTAAGGTACATCTGTCGGGAGGAGGCCGCTGCAATGTCACCCACCACTGTTTTGATCCCGCTAAACTCATTGATAATTATCCGCGCGGCAGTCGCGAGCTACGCAGTGCGTTTACGCGCTTTCAGCCGCGGGATACGGTGGCATGGTTTGAGGGGCGAGGGGTTAAGTTAAAGGTTGAGGCAGACGGGCGGATGTTTCCCGTCACCGATCAGGCGGCGACGATCGCTACCTGTCTCGAGGGCGCTGCCGCCAAAGCTGGCGTGGAAATTCGCCTGGGTGCTTCTGTGGTTACGTTGCGTCGTCATGACACGGGTCTGTTCCAGTTGCGTCTCAAAGACGGTGCGGAAATCATGGCAGACCGACTCATGATAGCCACTGGTAGCGCTCCAGTAGGCTGGGAGTTGGCGGCAGGGCTTGGTCATAAGATTGAGCCGCATGTACCTTCGCTCTTTACCTTCAATATCAAAGATCAAAGACTCCAGGATTTGGCCGGTGTTGCGTTTACTGATGTCGCGCTGACGCTAAAGTGCGACGGAAGTAAGAAGCTGGAGCGCCGCGGCCCCATGCTTATCACCCACTGGGGACTGAGCGGGCCCGCGGTGTTAAAACTGTCCGCCTTTGGTGCTGTGGATTTACATCGTACGGGCTATCAGGCGTCGCTTGGGATTAATTTTCTTCCCTCTATGACGGCCGCTCAAATCGAGGCAACGCTGCGCCAGTATAAGAGCGAGCATGCGCGGCGGATAGTGCTCAAAAATGGCCCCTACGCTGATTTGCCGCGACGCTTTTGGGAGACCTTGGTCAGTGTAGGCGGCATTGGAAACGACCTCACCTATGCCGACCTAACGCGCCAGCACATCGAGCGCCTCACAAGTGAGATTCATGCTGGTCAGTACCGCATTACGGGCAAAGGCGTATTTAAAGAGGAATTTGTCTCGGCAGGTGGCGTCACTTTGAAAGAGATAGACTTTCGCACGCTTGAGAGTCGTGTGGTACCTGGGCTTTATTTTGCCGGAGAAGTCTTGGCAGTCGACGGAATTACTGGTGGGTTTAACTTCCAGGCGGCTTGGACCACCGCTTGGATTGCTGGCCAAGCGATGGTGGCATCGCTTGGCCTAGATTGCTAA
- a CDS encoding CoA transferase, with protein sequence MTDTLASSLVGLRVMDASRVLAGPYAGQVLADLGADVIKIEQPQGGDETRGWGPPYVGTLSAYFLACNRGKRSIALDLRAADDRHIWQKLVAKADILIENFKVDTTKHLQVDASSLHKINPNLIICSLSGFGRTGSSAGRPGYDFVVQAMSGMMAATGPKEGPPYKFGVAIADIVTGLYAAIAILAAVRHRTLTGQGLAVELSLVDCAVATMANVGQSYVSTAKVPARQGNAHAQIVPYEVFASADGWIVLAVGNDQQWQRFCAAAGRVDLAVDQRFLTNDGRVQRRDELVPIVATIMQAKNTAVWESLLGASGVPCGPIWDLQTLMSSKLASERRFVVKATQADGTEIDLLRSPLVSEPGLLRAPPALNGHRQEILQDWLGS encoded by the coding sequence ATGACGGACACTCTAGCTTCAAGTCTAGTGGGTCTGCGCGTCATGGATGCTTCACGGGTGCTCGCCGGACCCTATGCCGGCCAGGTGCTCGCTGACCTTGGCGCCGATGTGATCAAGATCGAACAACCGCAGGGCGGCGATGAGACCAGAGGTTGGGGGCCTCCTTATGTGGGGACTTTGAGCGCATACTTTCTTGCGTGTAATCGCGGCAAGAGATCTATCGCTCTGGATTTGCGCGCGGCTGATGACCGTCATATTTGGCAAAAGCTTGTTGCTAAGGCCGATATTCTGATTGAGAACTTTAAGGTAGATACCACCAAGCATCTCCAAGTGGATGCATCGTCTCTCCACAAAATAAATCCAAATCTGATTATTTGTTCGCTCTCGGGTTTTGGCCGCACTGGGAGTTCTGCCGGACGCCCAGGTTATGATTTTGTCGTCCAAGCGATGAGCGGCATGATGGCGGCGACGGGTCCAAAAGAGGGACCACCCTATAAATTTGGCGTCGCCATTGCCGACATTGTAACGGGGCTTTATGCAGCGATCGCCATACTTGCGGCAGTGCGTCATCGCACGCTGACCGGGCAGGGGCTAGCGGTGGAGTTATCGCTAGTGGATTGCGCTGTGGCGACCATGGCGAATGTAGGTCAGAGCTACGTGTCCACCGCTAAGGTGCCGGCACGACAAGGTAACGCGCACGCCCAAATTGTCCCGTATGAAGTGTTTGCATCCGCGGATGGGTGGATCGTCTTAGCAGTTGGCAACGATCAGCAGTGGCAGCGGTTTTGTGCGGCCGCAGGGCGCGTGGATCTTGCAGTCGATCAGCGATTCTTAACCAATGATGGGCGCGTGCAAAGACGTGATGAGTTAGTCCCCATCGTAGCTACCATAATGCAGGCAAAAAATACGGCCGTTTGGGAGTCGCTGCTTGGTGCCTCTGGCGTCCCTTGTGGGCCAATTTGGGATCTCCAGACCCTGATGAGCAGTAAGCTTGCGTCAGAGCGTCGCTTTGTCGTCAAGGCAACTCAGGCGGATGGTACCGAGATTGATCTGCTGCGGTCACCGCTGGTGAGCGAGCCGGGGTTGTTAAGGGCGCCACCAGCGTTGAACGGACATCGACAGGAGATTTTGCAGGATTGGCTTGGGTCCTAG
- a CDS encoding undecaprenyldiphospho-muramoylpentapeptide beta-N-acetylglucosaminyltransferase, producing the protein MLNEKKQGFRVCLTGGGTAGHVTPHFALLPAMRARGWTVFYVGSAGLEGKLVADQGIEFHAIATGKLRRYASWRNFVDLFKVGIGCLQAFWLLWRKKPDVLFSKGGFVAVPVAWAAWVLRIPVISHESDVTPGLANRLIKPVARKLLYTFPETSKYLSTNAEQVGTPIRPELFAGDKIRGRQLCGFTRHDLPTILVMGGSQGAQRINDSLLAILPWLVERAMVVHLTGPGKGIGFIHPHYKSFEFVTSEMRDIYALADFVIGRAGANSLFEVLALRKPMLLIPLEQGSRGDQVINAASFERQGWALVLREKDLNPESFKAAISDLMTSGDTIRKAQSLHDSTGAADRIIATLGEAAGLTVLPS; encoded by the coding sequence ATGCTGAATGAAAAGAAGCAAGGCTTTCGCGTGTGCTTGACTGGTGGCGGCACTGCCGGCCATGTGACGCCGCATTTTGCGCTGTTACCGGCCATGCGAGCTCGTGGTTGGACGGTATTTTATGTCGGATCAGCGGGCCTAGAGGGTAAATTAGTTGCAGATCAAGGCATAGAATTTCATGCCATCGCTACCGGGAAATTACGGCGCTATGCGTCGTGGCGCAACTTTGTCGATCTCTTCAAAGTAGGCATTGGTTGTCTGCAGGCATTCTGGCTACTTTGGCGCAAAAAACCGGATGTACTTTTTAGTAAAGGCGGCTTTGTTGCCGTGCCAGTGGCGTGGGCTGCGTGGGTACTGAGAATTCCAGTTATTTCACACGAATCAGACGTTACCCCGGGCCTGGCTAATCGACTCATCAAGCCCGTGGCCCGAAAGCTGCTTTATACCTTCCCCGAGACTAGCAAATATCTAAGCACCAACGCCGAGCAAGTGGGTACGCCGATCAGGCCTGAGCTTTTTGCCGGTGATAAGATACGGGGTCGGCAGCTATGTGGGTTCACGCGTCACGATCTCCCAACCATTCTAGTTATGGGGGGCAGTCAAGGAGCGCAGCGTATCAATGACTCGCTCCTGGCGATTTTACCGTGGTTGGTGGAGCGAGCCATGGTGGTCCATCTAACGGGTCCTGGTAAAGGAATTGGCTTTATACACCCACATTATAAGAGTTTTGAATTTGTCACGAGCGAGATGCGGGACATCTATGCCCTAGCAGATTTTGTCATTGGTCGCGCTGGCGCTAACTCACTCTTTGAGGTGCTTGCCTTGCGTAAACCCATGCTGCTTATCCCTCTCGAGCAGGGTAGCCGTGGTGACCAAGTCATCAACGCGGCGTCTTTCGAGCGTCAGGGCTGGGCCCTGGTCCTCCGCGAGAAAGATCTAAATCCAGAAAGTTTTAAAGCAGCAATCAGTGATTTGATGACGAGCGGCGATACCATCCGCAAAGCGCAGAGTTTGCACGACTCAACGGGCGCTGCTGATCGCATTATAGCGACTCTGGGCGAAGCTGCAGGCCTCACGGTACTGCCCTCATGA
- a CDS encoding dipeptide ABC transporter ATP-binding protein, with protein MSAPLLEVKGLKKYFPIRGGFFGKPVAKVHAVDDVSFTLGHGETLGLVGESGCGKSTLGRSLLRLYEPTAGEIRFDGVDLLSLSPQDMRAKRRDLQIIFQDPFSSLNPRMTIGQVLAEPFIIHKLGSSVEIAAKVRKLLETVGLPADAHDRYPHEFSGGQRQRVGIARAIALQPKLIVADEPVSALDVSIQSQILNLLVDLRKEFKLSYIFVAHDLAVIEHISDQVAVMYLGKIVEYTSSKNLYARPAHPYTQALIEAIPIPELGARKERQILGGDVPSPINPPTGCYFHPRCPKATERCQREAPQLRNISRNIGQSDSQHLVSCHYAE; from the coding sequence ATGTCAGCGCCACTGTTAGAGGTTAAAGGTCTAAAGAAGTACTTCCCAATTCGTGGTGGATTCTTCGGTAAGCCAGTTGCCAAGGTTCATGCAGTCGATGACGTCAGTTTTACTCTAGGTCACGGCGAGACTTTAGGATTAGTTGGCGAATCAGGGTGTGGCAAGTCCACGTTAGGGCGATCTCTACTACGCCTTTACGAACCAACTGCCGGCGAGATTCGCTTTGACGGTGTCGATCTTTTGAGTTTAAGTCCACAGGACATGCGTGCCAAAAGGCGCGATCTCCAGATCATTTTTCAAGATCCCTTCTCGTCTCTCAATCCTCGGATGACTATCGGCCAGGTGCTAGCCGAACCATTTATCATTCACAAGCTGGGATCCAGTGTTGAGATTGCCGCGAAGGTGCGCAAATTACTTGAGACTGTTGGACTCCCCGCGGATGCTCATGACCGCTATCCACACGAATTCTCAGGTGGCCAGAGGCAACGCGTCGGCATTGCGCGTGCTATTGCTCTACAGCCTAAACTGATAGTCGCCGACGAACCCGTCAGTGCGCTCGATGTATCGATCCAGTCGCAGATTTTGAATCTGTTGGTTGATCTGCGTAAAGAATTTAAGCTTTCCTATATTTTTGTGGCGCATGACCTAGCCGTGATCGAGCACATCAGCGATCAAGTTGCGGTCATGTACTTAGGTAAGATTGTCGAATACACGTCATCGAAAAATCTATACGCGCGACCTGCTCATCCTTATACCCAAGCTCTCATAGAAGCGATTCCGATTCCTGAGTTAGGCGCCAGGAAAGAGCGGCAAATTCTGGGTGGAGATGTGCCTAGTCCGATTAATCCGCCCACGGGATGTTATTTCCATCCGCGCTGTCCCAAGGCGACAGAGCGCTGCCAGCGAGAGGCCCCGCAGCTACGGAATATAAGTAGGAATATCGGTCAGTCTGACTCCCAACACTTGGTGTCGTGCCATTATGCTGAATGA
- a CDS encoding ABC transporter ATP-binding protein, giving the protein MTDSLLRVEHLVTSFRTDRGVIRAVDDVSFAIKKGETVGLVGESGCGKSVTSLSILRLIQSPPGRIEPESKIYFGNDDLVSMAEPEMRKIRGNRISMIFQEPMTSLNPVFTIGNQIGEVFRIHQGASKKEARERAIAMLRLVKIPAPELRIDEYPHQLSGGMRQRVMIAMALACRPELLIADEPTTALDVTIQAQILQLMADLQRELNMSILLITHDLGVVAEVCDQVIVMYAGRIVEQGSVEAIFRNPSHPYTRGLMNSMPRLGQKQEYLPTIEGTVPSLANLPRGCRFQDRCSNVHDRCREQEPRLRAVMPHHDAACWLTPSA; this is encoded by the coding sequence ATGACAGACTCCCTGCTGCGGGTTGAACATTTGGTCACCAGCTTTCGGACGGATCGTGGGGTCATCCGGGCTGTTGACGACGTGAGTTTTGCCATCAAAAAAGGTGAGACCGTCGGACTCGTCGGTGAATCTGGTTGCGGTAAGAGCGTGACCTCGCTCTCAATCCTGCGCCTCATTCAATCACCGCCTGGCCGTATTGAGCCTGAGAGTAAGATTTACTTTGGCAACGATGATCTAGTCAGTATGGCGGAGCCGGAGATGCGCAAGATCCGGGGGAATCGGATCAGCATGATTTTTCAGGAGCCGATGACTAGCCTTAATCCTGTGTTCACGATCGGTAATCAGATTGGCGAGGTATTTCGCATCCATCAAGGCGCGTCCAAGAAAGAGGCGCGTGAGCGTGCCATCGCCATGCTGCGCTTAGTTAAGATTCCCGCGCCCGAGCTGCGCATTGACGAATATCCGCATCAACTCTCGGGAGGTATGCGGCAGCGCGTCATGATTGCGATGGCGCTGGCTTGTCGTCCTGAGCTTTTGATCGCTGACGAGCCAACTACGGCGCTAGACGTGACGATACAGGCTCAGATCCTTCAGCTCATGGCAGATCTGCAGCGTGAGCTCAATATGTCGATACTCCTGATCACCCACGATCTTGGTGTCGTCGCTGAAGTCTGTGACCAGGTGATTGTGATGTATGCAGGGCGTATCGTGGAGCAGGGCAGCGTTGAGGCCATATTCCGGAATCCGTCGCATCCTTATACGCGTGGTTTGATGAACAGTATGCCAAGGCTAGGGCAAAAGCAGGAATATTTGCCCACGATCGAAGGCACTGTACCAAGCCTAGCTAATCTCCCGCGTGGATGTCGTTTTCAAGATCGTTGCTCCAATGTGCACGATAGGTGTCGTGAGCAAGAACCACGTTTGCGCGCCGTGATGCCACATCACGATGCAGCGTGTTGGCTGACGCCGTCAGCCTAA
- a CDS encoding tetratricopeptide repeat protein yields MGLKPAIWVVIVIGLSACRSTGSKSGQNPLMKQYKDPATLAPPEPEDPSKVPLTLWSPSQRRATASYYFMAAEFAALKERDAKKALQLFEAAYSLDPTPFLGGKVLAARASSGDRSEALVDARKMVLLYPREAQLRYLYGDLLASEGKSDEAILQLEKCVELDPRHEAAYLELTELYQNNKQVYKAIVVAKELTKNVPSSVSGWSQLGRLYLSNSQYKEALTPARRAWEMQSSNPQLTQIYAVTLQLNGKLKQAVRIYEQLYHFDPTDEELTGRMIELYRELGNMESAVELLDEMIKQGGQAKPAVQMQKAILLWELKKDKEAAALLDKLVLEYPESDRVKYLAAFAHERMDHTDQALALYDQIRANSPLRLDADVRSFLLMSKAKKSGESLFNLGQKLLADPQLTWEAYGVIAGVYGDLGKHEDAVNAADAGYKRYPDKPRLLFIKGVYQEKIGDRDGCIKTMREVIKVDPENSSAFNFLGYLFAEKGENLEEAEKLIQTALKLKPKDGFYLDSLGWLYYQRGDYKKAQATLEEAVKIEPNEGVIYEHLGDAKKALGQKEAAKSLYQRALKGNLEEPDRLRIEKKVKAGD; encoded by the coding sequence ATGGGACTCAAGCCAGCGATTTGGGTTGTGATAGTAATCGGGCTCAGCGCGTGCCGGAGCACGGGCAGTAAGTCAGGCCAAAATCCGCTCATGAAACAATACAAGGATCCGGCAACTTTGGCCCCGCCAGAGCCGGAGGATCCGAGCAAAGTACCGCTAACCCTTTGGTCACCGTCGCAAAGGCGCGCCACGGCTAGCTATTACTTTATGGCTGCCGAGTTTGCTGCTCTGAAAGAGCGCGATGCCAAGAAGGCGTTACAGCTTTTCGAGGCGGCATACAGTTTGGATCCAACCCCTTTTCTTGGGGGCAAAGTCTTGGCCGCTCGGGCCTCGTCGGGGGACAGGTCCGAAGCCTTGGTAGACGCGCGTAAAATGGTTCTGCTCTATCCGCGTGAGGCGCAGCTGCGTTATCTGTACGGGGATTTGCTCGCTAGTGAGGGTAAATCTGATGAAGCCATCTTGCAGCTAGAAAAGTGTGTCGAGCTTGATCCCCGCCACGAGGCAGCCTACCTAGAGCTCACGGAGCTCTATCAAAACAATAAACAAGTTTATAAGGCGATCGTCGTCGCTAAAGAATTAACTAAGAACGTGCCATCGTCTGTCAGTGGCTGGTCGCAGCTTGGGCGCCTTTATCTCAGCAATTCGCAGTATAAAGAGGCCTTAACCCCGGCACGTCGCGCTTGGGAGATGCAGAGCAGTAATCCGCAACTTACACAGATCTACGCCGTGACCCTGCAGCTGAATGGTAAGCTGAAACAAGCAGTCCGCATCTACGAACAGCTCTACCATTTTGATCCTACAGATGAAGAGCTTACGGGTCGCATGATCGAACTTTATCGCGAGCTCGGCAACATGGAGAGTGCTGTTGAACTGCTCGATGAAATGATCAAACAAGGTGGTCAGGCTAAACCAGCAGTACAGATGCAAAAGGCGATACTGCTCTGGGAACTCAAGAAGGACAAAGAGGCGGCAGCCCTACTTGATAAGCTCGTGTTGGAATATCCTGAATCGGACCGCGTCAAATACCTCGCGGCTTTTGCCCATGAACGTATGGATCATACCGATCAAGCTTTGGCTCTTTATGATCAAATTCGCGCCAATTCACCGCTACGCCTGGATGCTGACGTCCGGTCATTCCTACTCATGTCAAAGGCTAAGAAAAGTGGCGAGTCACTCTTTAATCTCGGGCAAAAATTACTCGCCGATCCCCAGTTGACCTGGGAGGCCTACGGCGTCATTGCTGGTGTTTACGGTGATCTGGGTAAACACGAAGATGCCGTCAATGCCGCTGATGCAGGTTACAAGCGGTATCCTGATAAACCGCGTCTACTGTTCATAAAGGGTGTTTATCAGGAGAAGATCGGAGATCGCGATGGCTGCATTAAAACCATGCGCGAAGTGATTAAGGTTGATCCAGAAAACAGTAGTGCCTTTAACTTTCTCGGTTATCTTTTTGCAGAGAAAGGTGAAAATCTGGAAGAGGCTGAAAAGCTCATCCAAACGGCGCTTAAACTCAAACCCAAAGACGGTTTTTACCTCGATTCCCTGGGTTGGCTTTACTACCAGCGTGGCGACTACAAAAAAGCCCAAGCAACGCTCGAAGAAGCTGTAAAAATTGAGCCAAACGAGGGTGTCATCTATGAGCATTTAGGTGACGCCAAGAAAGCCCTAGGTCAAAAAGAAGCTGCAAAGTCTCTCTATCAGCGAGCCCTCAAAGGTAACCTTGAGGAGCCAGATAGACTGCGCATCGAAAAAAAGGTGAAGGCGGGAGATTGA